Genomic segment of Nostoc sp. TCL240-02:
TGCGGGTCAATGTTCATATTGAACGCGACTTTTGTACCGTTAAACTCGACAGTTCTGGAAATAGTCTGCACCGTCGAGGCTACCGTCCTGCGGTGGGAGCAGCCCCTCTCAAGGAATCTCTCGCTGCTGCGCTCATTCAGCTTTCGGGTTGGGAGCCAAACCAGATGTTCTACGATCCTCTCTGTGGATCTGGCACTTTACCTTTGGAAGCTAGCTTAAAGGCACTGAATATCGCACCAGGACTGTTTCGTGAGTCCTTTGGATTTGAAACTTGGCTCGATTTTGATTTGTCCCTTTTAGAAAAGTTGCTTCAAGAAGCTAAGGACAGCCAACTAGATACCCTTCCCGCACCTATTTGGGGAAGCGATCGCGATGAAAATATAATTGAGCAAGCGATTAACAATGCTCAAAACTGCGGCGTTGATAACCATGTATGGTTTTCTCAAATGGAGTTAGCTGATGTTGTCGCCCCCGCAGACAGTGGGATTTTATTCTGCAATCCACCCTATGGCGAACGGCTGGGACGAGATAGCGATTTAGGGGCATTTTACAAACTTTTGGGCGATGTCTTGAAACAGCGCTTCAAAGGCTGGACTGCATTTGTCCTCAGTGGGAACAAGGAACTGTCTCAATCGATTGGACTAAAATCATCCCGGCGGATTGCGGTGTATAACGGAGCGCTGCCTTGTCAGTTAATGAAATATGAGTTGTATTAAGACAAAGACGCGATTTATCGCGTCTTACCTGTGATATTTTTAATACTCTTTAACAAATTTAAATTTAGTCAAAAAAGGCTTGAAACCACTTCTGAGTATATATTCTGGCAGTTATTATGACAACGGTTAAAAAAAGTGGCAGTATAATCGGTGACTGACAACCTGCAATTTATTTATAGCTAAGGGGCTATTTATGTCAGACCAATTCACGTTTACCGTTACCAATGATACCGAACAAGCAATTACAGAGTTATGGGTATCTCTCGATGATGAAGATTGGGCTTCATTTACCTTGAGTGATTCAGGGATTCCATCGGGTGAAACAGTAACAATTGCTTGGGCTGAATATACGAATGATTCGCCCTGTGAATGGTACATATCTGCTGTATTTGAAGATGAATCAGAAAGTGAGTCAGCCGTATTTAACTTCTGTGAAGAACCAGCTTTAACGTTCGGCTAAATTCCCCAGTGCGATTGCCTACGGCGGACGTGTACGCCATCGCGCTTGATGCATGATTGCATATCGACTCCAGCCATAAAAACCAAAGCCCTGCCTCGAAAGCATCTAGGTGGGGCTTGATATTAAAATTGATATTGGCAATACCAGATAATGGTGTAAGAAGCGATCGCTCTCAACCCCAAATCGGATGTTTGGACTGTGATCGCATTCACGGCTCCAAACTAATTATACTTTAGCGATTGTACTAACAGTCCCTAATAGCTTATTACTTAAATCGCCAAGTAACGATCTAAAAAATAATAATGTATTT
This window contains:
- a CDS encoding class I SAM-dependent RNA methyltransferase encodes the protein MNYFATVARGLETLAAQELEQLGAHSVEPGFCGVAFEGDRTLLYRVNLWARLPFRILVNIDEFPCLDADDLYRGIQTIDWVNYLTPDMTLVVNVTGKNQHLNHSHFTSLQVKNAIVDQQKENLGERSNVELHEPDVRVNVHIERDFCTVKLDSSGNSLHRRGYRPAVGAAPLKESLAAALIQLSGWEPNQMFYDPLCGSGTLPLEASLKALNIAPGLFRESFGFETWLDFDLSLLEKLLQEAKDSQLDTLPAPIWGSDRDENIIEQAINNAQNCGVDNHVWFSQMELADVVAPADSGILFCNPPYGERLGRDSDLGAFYKLLGDVLKQRFKGWTAFVLSGNKELSQSIGLKSSRRIAVYNGALPCQLMKYELY